The following coding sequences lie in one Bacteroidales bacterium genomic window:
- a CDS encoding phosphate ABC transporter substrate-binding protein, giving the protein MRKYIFLLMILAIGITANAQGYKVIVNQSNSTSTLSEDEISKLFLKKNTKWADGKTVDPIDQVASSGVRKIFTDGVHKKSVSAIKSYWQQAIFAGIGTPPLEKSDDEEVIKYVSQNAGAIGYVSAGANISGVKELKVSR; this is encoded by the coding sequence ATGCGAAAATATATTTTTTTATTAATGATATTGGCTATAGGAATTACAGCTAATGCCCAAGGCTATAAAGTAATTGTAAACCAATCCAATTCAACTAGTACCCTAAGTGAGGATGAGATTTCAAAGCTCTTCTTAAAAAAGAATACAAAATGGGCTGATGGAAAAACTGTTGATCCGATTGATCAGGTAGCTAGTTCGGGGGTAAGAAAAATATTTACTGATGGAGTGCATAAAAAATCGGTAAGTGCTATTAAGAGTTATTGGCAGCAAGCCATTTTTGCAGGAATCGGCACACCACCCTTAGAAAAATCAGATGACGAGGAGGTTATAAAATATGTCAGCCAAAATGCAGGAGCTATAGGGTATGTTTCTGCCGGTGCTAATATATCTGGCGTAAAAGAACTTAAAGTATCAAGATAA